The Populus alba chromosome 6, ASM523922v2, whole genome shotgun sequence genome contains a region encoding:
- the LOC118032239 gene encoding uncharacterized protein encodes ISWGYASTEYSSLCRSALGGVRLFCSNETIKRDTKVNFSLSDSDSEDVAAENNDQVKKERPIPPPYNPFNKQQPVVFEDPEDPKDLQHIFHRMRSEGGLLNNAVKMFDALSKDDLTHEALQLFSQIKDKGHMPDVVAHTAVMEAYFNAGTGHSKKALKVFMRMLASGVVPNAYTYSVLITGLAADAKLVDAKKYVLEMMAKGMLPNAHTYAAVFEAYTRENKVDEAKELLQQMKARGFVPDENAVRDALRDKRGQVFRTVIGILFDKI; translated from the coding sequence atatccTGGGGTTATGCGAGCACTGAATATTCCTCCCTGTGCAGAAGCGCACTTGGCGGAGTCAGATTATTCTGCTCCAATGAGACGATCAAAAGGGACACCAAGGTTAACTTTTCTCTCTCTGATTCCGATTCTGAAGATGTTGCTGCTGAGAACAATGACCAAGTTAAAAAGGAAAGGCCAATTCCTCCTCCTTACAATCCCTTCAACAAGCAGCAGCCCGTTGTCTTCGAGGACCCGGAAGATCCCAAAGACCTCCAGCACATATTTCACAGGATGCGGTCCGAGGGTGGTCTTTTGAACAATGCAGTGAAGATGTTCGACGCTTTGTCCAAAGACGACCTCACGCACGAAGCATTGCAACTCTTCTCTCAAATCAAAGACAAGGGCCACATGCCCGATGTGGTGGCTCACACCGCCGTCATGGAAGCGTACTTCAATGCCGGTACTGGCCACTCGAAGAAAGCTCTCAAGGTCTTCATGCGCATGCTCGCCTCCGGGGTTGTTCCCAATGCCTACACTTACTCTGTGCTCATCACAGGACTTGCTGCCGACGCCAAATTGGTGGATGCTAAAAAGTATGTCCTGGAAATGATGGCCAAGGGAATGCTCCCCAATGCACACACCTATGCTGCTGTGTTTGAGGCATATACTAGGGAGAATAAGGTGGACGAGGCTAAAGAGCTTCTCCAGCAGATGAAGGCTAGGGGATTCGTGCCGGATGAGAATGCTGTGAGAGACGCTCTCCGCGATAAGAGAGGCCAGGTTTTTAGAACTGTCATCGGTATTCTCTTTGACAAAATATAG